DNA sequence from the Nicotiana tomentosiformis chromosome 3, ASM39032v3, whole genome shotgun sequence genome:
tagtaataaggtcttgttcggaggttcaaACAAGGCTTGTTCTCGATGAGATTTTTTTTAGAACTCGTGCGGGCTTGGTATGACCAGAAGCTTTCCCCAAAGTGCTTACTTAGAAGTTTTTAGATCATACTTTTATCGAGGGTAGCCTTTTAACCGGtttggaaattttgaaggccttatgttttggttacgggtttcggacgtctccgagccatttctaGTATAGATgtagccttttaagttcgggTATTACCCAATAAGCTTTTGTGCCCCCGAGCTTCGACAACCCGATCCGTCCGAGTATGccttgaacgacagtccccgaatgggggtggccgtagcctttaaagtttgggcactgcctaataggtttttgTGCCCCAGGCTTTGACGGCCCGTGCCGTCCTAGTTTGCCTTGGGCGAAAGTCCCCGAGTAGGATGATCTCTTGGATCAGGATAGAGGTGGCACTTGGGCCCGATGTCATTAAGGAACAAAATGTAGTAGTTTTTAACAGACAAAATAtgtatccgcaaggtagaaactttctttcatttctttgcACAACATACAAGATGGCAAATATGTACAAGCTTCGTGTTATGGCTTAAGTCGTCTTTGTGGGAACAATCCATTTGATCGTTtgtcccttacaataaatcctatccaccaaGCCTAGACTGTtcgagcacaaagtttccttccttgctaaaattaTTATCAAGGGTGATGACCCCCAATATTCAAGGCAGATCGTAGAGAGGGCTCAGATACTAATGATGTGACCCTCGATTCCGGTTCGTAGTcagtcttcaattctaagttagcacggtCTACTGTTTCCTCGTCAAAAACTttgtcggaaaacccatttgggacaaaacagGTTCAagtgaaaaagagtgcaacgcgttctTTCAGGCCTAATAACTGCATCATTATTTGGCTGTTGCCTATAAGTGTTAGTTAAATTCGTAATATaggtaaagaaaagaatgaatggggttgtaccttagtagtagtaccaTTTAAAGTgggtcacgttccagttgttcggtagtcgaTCACTGttccctgcttcgagtttgtatccGGTGATCTCAAAAATTCGGTATGGACCTTCCTAATTCGGTCCCATCTTGCATTCATTCGTGTTTTGGGTGTTTAGTGtcacttttcttaacaccaagtccccgatattgaagtgtcggaggttgtcTCTACTGTTGTAATACTTTCGATCCATTGTTTTTGGGCGGCCTCGCGCCTCTCATCCAACTATTCCAGGCTCATGCTCATGGCCTCATCATTTGACTCTTCGGTCGCGTAGCCGAACTTGAGACTCGGTTCCCCTACTTCAAACGGTATTAGATCTTTGGCACTATAGACCAACgagaatggggtagccccggtactagattttgaggtcgttcgatatgcccacaggacttcgggcaaaatttctttccatttccctttggcgtcGGCCAACCTCTTCTTAatattttggagtatggttttgttcgtagACTTTGCCtgccgttcccactagggtggtagagTGTCAATAGAATCCTTTTGACTTTATGGTCCTCGAAATATTTACTCACTTTACTGTCaatgaactgcttcccattgtgGCACATGAACTCGGCCGGCATTTcaaaccggcatattatgtggtcccaaatgaagttaaTAACTTtcttctccctaactttctcaaatgcttgggcttccacccatttagaaaaatagtcagtcataaatactATAAATTGAGCCTTAGCGGGTGCCCATGacagggggccaacgatgtccattcccatTTCATTAATGGCCAGGGTGACAAGACCAAATGTAGTAGCTCCCCGGGCTAATAAATTATCGGTGCATGTCTCTAACATCCGTCGCATTTTTGCACGAACTCCTTTGCATATTTTTCCATGCCGATCCAATAGTAtccggctctgattatcttacgaaccaacgattcggcacccgaatgatttccgcaggtgcctttGTGAACTTCCCTTAAAACATACTCGATATCTCCCGGTCCTAGACATATGGAGAGCGGGTCATCAAACGTTCTCCTGGATAGGGTGTTGTCTTCGGACAAGATAAACCTGGCTGCCTTCGTACGTAGAGCTcttgattctttaggatccgagggcagtttttcggtcttcaggtaatctatatacttgtttctccagtcaCAGGTcaagcttgtcgagtttatctcggcatggccttcttccactaccaatttcatgagttgtacgaccattcccgagtcgaattcatcatcatcaatcaacAATCCTAAGTTGGCAAGAGCATCGACTTTGctgttttgatctcgaggtacatattgcaaagtccattccttgaaccgatgtaacatcacctgtagtttatccaggtaccttcGCATTTGTTCCTCTTTGACTTCGAACAttccattgacttggttcaccacaaggagggaatcacacttaccTTCAATCACCTCGGCTCCCAggattttagccaattcgagaactgcaatcatggcctcatactcggcctcattgttagtcaattttacagctctaatagattgcctaactgcATTACCCATCGGTGGCtttaatacgatgccaagtccggacccctttgcattctaggcaccgtccgtaaagaggatccAGATTCCGGAGGAGGTCTCCGAGTTCAGCAACAACTCCTTCTCGACCTCGGGTATACGAAGTCCGCCAAAATTTGTGATTTAATGGCGGTTccgggtcgatattcgatatcgtacccgctgatttccacggcccatttggccaataatctcgagagctcgggtttatgcattatgttcctcaatgggtaagtagtcacgacacatatgggatggcattgcaAATACgataagtagtcacgacacatagGTGCTTAGCAAAGCGACACCAATTTTTCCAGGTGAAGATACATAGTTTTAGCCTCGCCTAGACACCTGCTAACATAGTAGAAAAGAAATcgtgtaccttcctcttcccggactaggactccacttaccgctatctcggatactGCCAAGTATAGGTACAACTATtcatctgccttcggagtatgaagcaaaggcaGGCTCGAAAGGTACCACTTGAATTCTTCCAAGGCTTGCTGACACTCCGGTTTCCatgagaaattattcttcttcttcaataatgagaagaaccgatggctcttgtcTGAGGACCTTAAAATGAATCGGCCCAACGCGGCTATGCGCCCAGTTAgcctttgaacggccttgacattgtccaccatggtaatgtcctctatggccttgattttatcgggattgatctcgattccccagttagacaccatgaatccgagaaattttCCGGATCCGACTCTGAATGCGCATTTCTTCGGGTTCAGTTTTATATAGTATTTCTTCATATGTTGAAGGTtttctgcaaatgtttcaaatggtcctctgctcgcagagacttaactaacatatcgtcaatgtaaacctccatttatTATCCTATTTGTTCATCAAACAtttgatttactaggcgttggtaagtggcaccggaatttttttagtccaaatggcattacgttatagcagtaggtggcATACATAGTGATGAAGGATGTTTTTTCTTGGTCGcctgggtccatccgaatttggttgtacccggagtaggcatcgagaaagctgagaatctcgtggccggccatcgCATAGATCATGCGGTCGATGTTGGGCAGAGGGAAAAAGTCCTTGGGgaatgccttattcaagtctttgtagtctacacacattcttaatttatttcctattttagggactaccactacgttccctaaccaattcgggtatttaaccttatggatggaccctattttaaggagtttagatacctcatctttgatgaatgcatgcttgacttcggactgaggcctccttttctgtttgaccgggtggaacttcggatccaggcTCAGCTTATGGGTAGTTATCTCCGgcaggatccctgtcatgtcgaggtgggaccaagcgaaacaatctatattAGCCATAATGAATTTACTGAGTTTTTCCAAAGCTCAGGATTTAACCTCGTCCCTAGGTATACCTTACGATCGGgcaggtgctcgatcaatataacttgATCCAGTTCTTCGACCTTTAATTTGGTGGCGTTAGAATCGTCGGGGCATATGAAAGATATGGGAACTCCATAGTCGTCGTCCTCATCCGTCCCCTACTTCTCCGGTTCGGTTGGGGCCggtgtcggtgattgctatttggttcctTCCTTGGCGACCAAACTAGGACCCTTTGGTGTAGAAAGTGCAGATATCGGGactacctcatcgaccgcaaatatctcctttgcggctggttgttctccgtaattTTTAATCCCTCCAGGCATTGGGAACTTCAGCACCTGGTGCAGTgtcgagggcactgccctcatgttgtgaatccacggccttccgaacagagcattgtatctcatatctcctttgATCATGTAGAACTTTGCTTCCTGAACGGTTCTGGCGGTGTTCACCGGTAGTGTTATCTCCTTTTTAGTggtctcgcatgccatgttgaatccgtttagtgcTCGCACTGCACgcacaatttggtcttgtagacccaactgctctacgactcttaatctgatgatattggccgagctgccttgatcaattaacacacgcttaacttgagatctatttatgagtacagatattaccagtgcatcgttgtgtggCTGTACGATGCCTTCAACATCCTTGTCAttgaaagataaggttccttCTGGCACATAATCTTGAGTTCGTTTTTCTCTAGTGATGGACACTAtggtgcgctttaacatcggcccATAGGAgacgtcgaccccaccgatgatcatgttaatgacatgctGAGGTTCCTCATGCTCGATCTGCGTATTAGAGTCCCATtcctgaaatggtttttggctcgatTGCTCAGGAACTCTCAGAGATGTCCATTGTTGAATAgctgggctacttcctctctcaattgttAGCAATCTTCCATTCTATGGCCCTGAGTGTTGTGATacttacacattaggttggggtccaTTTGGGCCAGATCAGACAGTAGAGGTCGAGGCtacttggtgtctttgatgcatccgatgggAGATACGATAGCAGCaacatcaatgttgaagttgtactccgataacttTGGCGCTTCATTAGGCTCGATGGGCCTGTTGAAATcgcttttgctcatgagtccctagTTATTTTGACCTCGATTGCTTCTTCTTTCACCTCTCACAGGGTTTCGTCCAGACCCATTACCTCTTCGGTCCCTGGTTG
Encoded proteins:
- the LOC138907676 gene encoding uncharacterized protein encodes the protein MGNAVRQSIRAVKLTNNEAEYEAMIAVLELAKILGAEVIEGKCDSLLVVNQVNGMFEVKEEQMRRYLDKLQVMLHRFKEWTLQYVPRDQNSKVDALANLGLLIDDDEFDSGMVVQLMKLVVEEGHAEINSTSLTCDWRNKYIDYLKTEKLPSDPKESRALRTKAARFILSEDNTLSRRTFDDPLSICLGPGDIEYVLREVHKGTCGNHSGAESLVRKIIRAGYYWIGMEKYAKEFVQKCDGC
- the LOC138907677 gene encoding uncharacterized protein; this encodes MIIGGVDVSYGPMLKRTIVSITREKRTQDYVPEGTLSFNDKDVEGIVQPHNDALVISVLINRSQVKRVLIDQGSSANIIRLRVVEQLGLQDQIVRAVRALNGFNMACETTKKEITLPVNTARTVQEAKFYMIKGDMRYNALFGRPWIHNMRAVPSTLHQVLKFPMPGGIKNYGEQPAAKEIFAVDEVVPISALSTPKGPSLVAKEGTK